Proteins encoded within one genomic window of Desulfonatronospira thiodismutans ASO3-1:
- a CDS encoding NAD-dependent epimerase, which produces MKILVTGTAGFIGFRLALALVEKGFEVVGLDNINDYYDVQVKYGRLRESGFQEPYDYGRLYHSDKYPGLSFIRQNLEDREGMQRLFQEQGFSRACNLAAQAGVRYSLTNPYAYVDSNLVGYINLLECCRHNQVEHLVFASSSSVYGLNETQPFSVHANVDHPISLYAASKKSNELMSHTYAHLYGLPCTGLRFFTVYGPWGRPDMALFLFTRAMLEDRPIDVFNHGRMQRDFTYIDDIVEGVIRVLDNPPAGNPHWDPKNPDPASSSAPYRLYNIGNNNPVQLMDFIQALEKALGKKAQKNLLPLQPGDVPSTYADVDDLVRDLDYKPETSVEEGIERFVKWYRDFFQA; this is translated from the coding sequence ATGAAAATACTCGTCACCGGGACCGCCGGATTCATCGGTTTCAGGCTGGCCCTTGCACTGGTGGAGAAGGGTTTTGAAGTGGTAGGCCTGGACAACATAAATGACTACTACGACGTCCAGGTCAAGTACGGCCGCCTCCGGGAATCCGGGTTTCAGGAGCCGTATGACTACGGCCGCCTGTATCATTCGGATAAGTATCCGGGACTTTCCTTTATCAGGCAAAACCTTGAAGACCGGGAAGGAATGCAAAGACTCTTCCAGGAACAGGGATTTTCCCGGGCCTGCAACCTGGCCGCCCAGGCCGGTGTGCGCTACAGCCTGACCAATCCCTATGCCTACGTGGACTCCAATCTTGTAGGCTACATAAACCTCCTGGAATGCTGCCGGCACAACCAGGTGGAGCACCTGGTCTTTGCCAGCAGTTCCAGCGTGTACGGACTAAATGAAACACAGCCCTTTTCAGTGCACGCCAATGTGGACCATCCCATAAGCCTGTACGCCGCCAGCAAAAAAAGTAACGAGCTCATGTCCCACACCTATGCCCACCTCTACGGGCTGCCCTGCACCGGACTGCGTTTTTTCACCGTCTACGGACCCTGGGGCCGCCCGGACATGGCTCTTTTCCTGTTCACCAGGGCCATGCTGGAAGACAGGCCCATAGACGTGTTCAACCACGGCCGGATGCAGCGCGACTTTACATACATCGACGATATAGTGGAAGGGGTCATCAGGGTTCTGGACAATCCACCCGCAGGCAATCCGCACTGGGACCCCAAAAATCCCGATCCGGCTTCATCCAGCGCCCCGTACAGGCTTTACAACATAGGCAACAACAACCCTGTACAGCTCATGGACTTCATCCAGGCCCTGGAAAAGGCCCTGGGCAAAAAGGCCCAAAAAAACCTGCTGCCCCTGCAGCCAGGTGACGTGCCCAGCACTTACGCCGACGTGGACGACCTGGTCCGTGACCTGGACTACAAACCCGAGACTTCAGTAGAAGAAGGAATTGAGCGGTTTGTAAAGTGGTACAGGGATTTTTTCCAGGCCTGA
- the gatB gene encoding Asp-tRNA(Asn)/Glu-tRNA(Gln) amidotransferase subunit GatB: MSDYETVIGLEVHAQLKTRSKIFCSCSTQFGNDPNTNTCPICTGMPGVLPVLNKRAVEFAVKMALALDCRVNERSVFARKNYFYPDLPKGYQISQYDQPLAEHGHIKILAQNREKDVGITRIHMEEDAGKSIHSHSEGLSYVDLNRTGVPLMEIVSEPDMRSPEEAAAYLKALRSILRYLDISDGNMEEGSFRCDANVSIRPRGKNELGTRTEIKNLNSFRNVQKALEYEVSRQMDILEDKEEVIQETRLFDPDRGITVSMRGKEEAHDYRYFPDPDLVPLLVDRDWTLRLKKELPELPMARLARFISQYELPHEDSQVLTSERDLADFFEECTRLYAQPKKISNWVMTELLRELNQAATSIKESGFSPGLLAKLVRMVDEGTISNKIAKSLFPEVFASGSDPEKLVQDKGLGQISDSGELERVVDEVISENPDEVQKYQQGRKKLMSFFVGQVMKKTKGQANPGLVNELINRKLG, from the coding sequence ATGAGCGACTATGAAACTGTAATCGGTCTTGAGGTGCATGCCCAGCTCAAGACCCGGTCCAAGATATTTTGTTCCTGTTCCACGCAGTTCGGCAATGACCCAAATACCAATACCTGCCCCATATGTACCGGCATGCCCGGGGTGCTGCCGGTGCTCAACAAAAGAGCCGTGGAGTTCGCCGTAAAAATGGCCCTGGCCCTGGATTGCCGGGTCAATGAACGCTCGGTGTTCGCCAGGAAGAATTATTTCTACCCGGATCTGCCCAAGGGATACCAGATTTCCCAGTATGACCAGCCCCTGGCGGAACACGGCCATATAAAAATTCTGGCCCAAAACCGGGAAAAGGATGTAGGCATAACCAGAATTCACATGGAAGAGGACGCCGGCAAATCCATCCATTCCCACTCGGAGGGCCTCAGCTACGTGGACTTGAACCGCACCGGAGTGCCCCTTATGGAGATAGTTTCGGAGCCGGATATGCGAAGTCCCGAAGAAGCAGCTGCCTATCTCAAGGCCCTGCGCTCCATCCTGCGCTACCTGGATATTTCCGACGGCAATATGGAAGAGGGCAGTTTTCGTTGTGACGCCAACGTGTCCATTCGTCCCAGGGGAAAGAATGAGTTGGGCACCCGCACCGAGATCAAGAACCTGAATTCTTTTAGAAACGTACAAAAGGCCCTGGAGTACGAAGTGTCCCGGCAGATGGATATTCTGGAGGACAAAGAAGAGGTGATCCAGGAAACCAGGCTCTTTGACCCGGACAGGGGAATTACCGTATCCATGCGCGGCAAGGAAGAGGCTCACGACTACCGCTATTTTCCGGACCCGGACCTGGTGCCCCTGCTGGTGGACCGGGACTGGACCCTGAGGCTCAAAAAAGAACTGCCGGAACTGCCCATGGCCAGGCTGGCCAGGTTCATCAGCCAGTATGAGCTGCCCCATGAGGATTCCCAGGTCCTTACTTCTGAGCGTGACCTGGCGGATTTTTTCGAGGAGTGCACAAGGCTTTATGCCCAGCCCAAGAAGATAAGCAACTGGGTCATGACCGAGCTTTTAAGGGAGCTGAACCAGGCCGCAACGAGCATCAAAGAGTCCGGCTTCAGTCCGGGACTTCTGGCCAAGCTGGTGCGCATGGTGGATGAGGGAACCATAAGCAACAAGATAGCCAAGTCCTTATTCCCGGAGGTGTTCGCAAGCGGGTCCGACCCGGAGAAGCTGGTTCAGGACAAGGGTCTGGGCCAGATTTCCGACTCCGGGGAGCTGGAGCGGGTTGTGGACGAAGTCATAAGCGAAAATCCGGACGAAGTGCAGAAATATCAGCAGGGACGCAAGAAACTCATGAGTTTTTTTGTGGGCCAGGTTATGAAAAAGACTAAAGGCCAGGCCAATCCCGGACTGGTCAACGAACTGATAAACCGCAAGCTGGGCTGA
- the mtnA gene encoding S-methyl-5-thioribose-1-phosphate isomerase, whose product MQHVYFDEKQSVLMLLDQRYLPDSEQWFKCAGTQDIVYALQQMVIRGAPAIGVTAAYGCVLAALEARGSSNWEEDLEKSLQTIEHARPTAANLAWAVRGMRHAWRSGSFFSPAQLAEFWLPEALHVHEEDIRINKMIGAHGRDLIFSGDTVMTHCNAGALATGGYGTALGVVRSAVEQGKDIRVIANETRPFLQGARLTAYELARDNIPVRVACDNACGLLMHKGLVHKVVVGADRIAANGDTANKIGTYTVAVMARRHGIPFYVAAPFSTFDVQTSSGEDIPIEQRDPAEVKCMTGQMIVPPDVQVYNYAFDVTPHELITGIITEKGVFAPGEMA is encoded by the coding sequence GTGCAGCATGTATATTTTGATGAAAAGCAGAGTGTGCTGATGCTTCTGGACCAGAGGTATCTGCCTGACAGTGAGCAGTGGTTCAAGTGTGCAGGGACGCAGGATATAGTCTATGCCCTGCAGCAGATGGTCATCCGCGGGGCCCCGGCCATTGGGGTGACCGCGGCTTACGGCTGCGTGCTGGCTGCTCTGGAGGCCAGGGGGAGCTCCAACTGGGAAGAGGACCTGGAGAAAAGCCTGCAGACCATTGAGCATGCCAGGCCCACAGCGGCCAACCTGGCCTGGGCCGTGCGGGGCATGCGGCATGCATGGAGATCCGGCAGTTTTTTCTCTCCGGCGCAGCTGGCTGAGTTCTGGCTGCCCGAGGCCCTGCACGTGCATGAAGAGGACATCAGGATCAATAAAATGATAGGCGCTCATGGCCGGGATCTTATTTTTTCCGGGGATACGGTCATGACCCACTGCAACGCCGGGGCCCTGGCCACAGGGGGCTACGGCACCGCTCTTGGGGTGGTGCGCTCTGCTGTGGAGCAGGGCAAGGATATCCGGGTCATTGCCAACGAGACCAGGCCGTTTCTGCAGGGAGCCAGGCTCACGGCTTACGAACTGGCCCGGGACAACATCCCGGTAAGGGTGGCCTGCGACAATGCCTGCGGCCTGCTCATGCACAAGGGGCTGGTGCACAAGGTGGTGGTGGGGGCGGACCGGATAGCAGCCAACGGGGACACCGCCAACAAGATCGGGACCTACACAGTGGCGGTCATGGCCCGCAGGCACGGGATACCTTTCTACGTTGCCGCCCCGTTTTCCACTTTCGATGTGCAGACATCTTCCGGTGAGGATATTCCCATAGAACAAAGAGATCCGGCCGAAGTTAAATGCATGACCGGACAGATGATTGTGCCCCCGGACGTGCAGGTATACAATTACGCCTTTGATGTCACCCCGCATGAACTCATCACCGGAATCATCACGGAGAAAGGGGTTTTCGCCCCCGGGGAGATGGCCTGA
- a CDS encoding ABC-ATPase domain-containing protein, with product MQKLREILDRIDGRGYKAYKDLQGGYSFGEFRLLVDYVQGDPYAPPSRVRAVVPWETAGLPEHALQGEARKVAARDFLARAFSRAVQGERDIRIDAGKQTVLDRTACLFTPDGVELRFTVTLPARGRTILGRQAARLLMEAVPEAVSAVTVRRLDLKALKLHCDVTQDQQSLRDQLDEMDLAAFLADGSILPRRSGVDDRPLQDAVELSSPDTLQVTLHAPNAGALSGLGIPLGVSLIVGGGFHGKSTLLKAVEAGVYDHIPGDGRERVVSNALALKIRAEDGRVVHSVDLSPFISELPYGKSTRDFSTDLASGSTSQAASLQEALEMGASVLLVDEDTSATNFMIRDQRMQKLVAGDEEPITPFVDRIRELRDGLGISTVLVMGGSGDYFDHADTVIQMHEYKPRDVTASAREIASTWATGRVQEPGSALGRPKPRSLDASRLNPCRKPGKRVIKPDGLDALLFGRYEVDLRALEQLADPSQVRAIGVILARLAENGQVIQDPAARIRRMLENDLPRLAFAPDGDLARPRPLEAMAVLNRLRSAHLRGCKD from the coding sequence ATGCAAAAGCTCAGAGAAATTTTAGACAGAATCGACGGCAGGGGTTACAAGGCCTACAAGGATCTGCAGGGCGGGTATTCTTTCGGGGAGTTCAGGCTCCTGGTGGATTATGTGCAGGGTGATCCTTATGCTCCTCCGTCCCGGGTAAGGGCCGTTGTGCCCTGGGAGACAGCAGGCCTTCCGGAACATGCCCTGCAGGGAGAGGCCAGGAAGGTTGCAGCCAGGGATTTTCTGGCCCGGGCTTTTTCCAGGGCTGTTCAAGGTGAAAGGGATATCCGCATAGATGCCGGAAAACAGACCGTTCTCGACCGCACTGCCTGCCTTTTTACTCCTGACGGGGTGGAACTGAGATTTACAGTCACCCTGCCGGCCAGGGGCAGGACCATACTGGGGCGACAGGCAGCAAGACTGCTAATGGAGGCTGTTCCTGAAGCGGTAAGTGCGGTGACTGTTAGACGTCTGGATTTGAAGGCCTTGAAGCTTCACTGCGATGTGACCCAGGACCAGCAGAGCCTGCGGGATCAGCTGGATGAGATGGATCTGGCCGCTTTTCTGGCGGACGGTTCCATCCTGCCCCGCAGGTCCGGGGTGGATGATCGGCCCTTGCAGGACGCGGTTGAACTTTCATCGCCTGATACCCTGCAGGTGACCCTGCATGCCCCAAATGCCGGGGCTTTGTCCGGGCTGGGTATTCCCCTGGGGGTCAGCCTGATAGTGGGCGGGGGATTTCACGGCAAGTCCACTCTTTTAAAGGCGGTGGAAGCCGGGGTATATGATCATATCCCCGGAGACGGCCGGGAAAGGGTGGTCAGCAATGCCCTGGCCCTTAAAATCAGGGCCGAGGACGGCAGGGTGGTGCACAGCGTGGACCTCTCACCCTTTATAAGCGAGTTGCCCTACGGCAAGTCCACCCGGGATTTTTCCACGGACCTGGCCTCAGGCTCCACCAGCCAGGCGGCATCCCTGCAGGAGGCCCTGGAAATGGGAGCCAGCGTGCTGCTGGTGGATGAGGATACTTCCGCCACCAACTTCATGATCAGGGATCAGAGGATGCAGAAGCTGGTGGCCGGGGATGAAGAGCCCATTACGCCTTTTGTGGACCGTATCCGGGAGTTGCGGGACGGCCTGGGTATCTCAACGGTACTGGTCATGGGAGGATCGGGAGATTATTTCGATCATGCCGATACCGTCATCCAGATGCATGAATATAAGCCCAGAGACGTGACTGCTTCCGCCAGGGAGATAGCTTCCACCTGGGCAACCGGCCGGGTGCAAGAGCCCGGGTCAGCCCTTGGACGTCCAAAACCCAGAAGCCTTGACGCTTCCAGGCTGAATCCCTGCCGCAAGCCAGGAAAAAGAGTCATCAAGCCTGACGGCCTGGATGCTTTGCTGTTCGGGCGATACGAGGTGGATCTGCGGGCCCTGGAGCAACTGGCTGATCCCTCTCAGGTAAGAGCCATCGGGGTCATCCTGGCCCGGCTGGCTGAAAACGGGCAAGTGATACAGGATCCGGCGGCGCGCATCAGGCGGATGCTGGAAAATGATCTGCCCCGCCTGGCCTTTGCCCCGGACGGGGACCTGGCCAGGCCCAGGCCCCTGGAAGCCATGGCTGTACTCAACCGCCTGCGAAGCGCCCATCTGAGGGGCTGCAAGGATTAA
- a CDS encoding DUF5615 family PIN-like protein, whose amino-acid sequence MNFFLDENFPKSAERYLVSKGHTVSDIRGSSNEGIDDLQIFRLAQEKKATFLTTDRDFFHTIPHLFPEHYGIVVIALRQPNRHAILSRLSWLVEHCKSQALFGKAYLLRESTYKVYPVD is encoded by the coding sequence ATGAATTTTTTTCTTGATGAGAACTTTCCTAAAAGTGCAGAAAGGTACTTGGTTTCGAAAGGGCATACTGTGTCTGATATTCGGGGCAGTTCAAATGAAGGTATAGATGACTTACAAATTTTTAGACTTGCGCAAGAAAAAAAAGCAACGTTTTTAACGACTGACAGAGACTTTTTTCACACCATTCCTCACTTGTTTCCGGAGCATTATGGTATAGTAGTTATTGCTCTTAGACAACCAAATAGACACGCTATACTTTCGCGTTTATCATGGTTAGTTGAGCACTGTAAAAGTCAAGCTTTGTTTGGCAAGGCTTATTTGCTGCGAGAGTCCACGTATAAAGTTTATCCAGTTGATTAG
- a CDS encoding ATP-binding protein, which produces MQLPEFKRQKVYTLGQRLQEQQPFIQVVLGPRQVGKTTAVLQVKESWGRASIYESADSPAPPGTDWIEQAWQAAEFKTAAEGPVLLILDEIQKVQGWAECIKALWEQRNSLNQIRLVLCGSSSLQIQGGLTESLAGRFELIRMSHWSFVEMEKCFQWDLDTYLYYGGYPGAARLRDDWTRWADYVQQSLVETAIGKDILLMHRVQKPALLRRLYALSCDYAGQIISYQKLLGQLQDAGNTTTLAHYQHLLEGAYLVQGLQKWHGTKIRTRSSSPKWQPRNTALVTSQSGLAPADWRAEAKMWGRLVEIAVGAYLVNQGEEEGVEVYYWREKNREVDFVLKKGNRLAAIEVKSGQFSKAHSGVGAFQKHWPDSKIWIIGRGGLPLVDFMKAGLETLL; this is translated from the coding sequence ATGCAACTTCCCGAATTCAAAAGACAAAAAGTTTACACCCTTGGTCAGAGGCTCCAGGAACAGCAGCCTTTCATTCAGGTAGTCCTTGGGCCCAGACAGGTGGGAAAGACTACAGCTGTTCTTCAGGTTAAGGAAAGCTGGGGCAGGGCCTCAATATACGAATCCGCAGACTCTCCGGCTCCACCAGGTACAGACTGGATTGAACAGGCCTGGCAGGCGGCGGAATTCAAGACTGCCGCAGAAGGTCCTGTACTGCTGATCCTGGATGAAATCCAGAAGGTTCAGGGCTGGGCTGAGTGTATCAAGGCGTTATGGGAGCAGAGAAACAGCCTGAATCAGATTCGCCTGGTTCTTTGCGGATCATCATCTTTGCAGATTCAAGGCGGGTTGACTGAAAGCCTTGCCGGACGGTTTGAATTAATACGCATGTCCCATTGGTCTTTTGTGGAAATGGAGAAATGTTTTCAGTGGGACCTGGATACTTATCTTTATTACGGCGGGTATCCCGGCGCAGCCCGGCTCAGGGATGACTGGACAAGGTGGGCTGATTATGTCCAGCAGTCGCTGGTGGAAACCGCCATCGGCAAAGATATCCTGCTGATGCACCGGGTTCAGAAACCAGCTCTGCTTCGCCGGCTTTATGCTCTAAGCTGCGATTATGCAGGACAGATCATATCTTATCAGAAACTTCTGGGACAGCTTCAGGATGCGGGCAATACAACTACGCTGGCTCATTACCAGCATCTTCTTGAAGGAGCCTACCTGGTCCAGGGACTGCAAAAATGGCACGGAACAAAAATCCGTACCAGATCATCCAGTCCCAAATGGCAGCCGAGAAACACTGCCCTGGTCACTTCCCAGTCCGGGCTGGCACCTGCTGATTGGCGTGCAGAAGCCAAGATGTGGGGTCGCCTGGTTGAAATCGCAGTGGGCGCTTACCTCGTGAACCAGGGAGAGGAAGAAGGTGTGGAGGTATATTACTGGCGGGAGAAAAACAGGGAAGTGGACTTTGTACTCAAAAAAGGAAACAGGCTTGCGGCAATCGAAGTAAAAAGCGGACAATTTTCTAAAGCTCACTCAGGAGTTGGTGCATTCCAGAAGCACTGGCCGGATTCAAAGATCTGGATAATCGGTAGAGGTGGCTTGCCGCTTGTCGATTTTATGAAAGCCGGCCTGGAAACATTATTGTAA
- a CDS encoding DUF433 domain-containing protein — translation MNERITIDANICHGKPVIKGTRVLVANILSALGSGDSIEEILNDYPNITREDIFAAIKFGGQLSRFEELPYEEKVL, via the coding sequence ATGAATGAAAGAATAACTATTGATGCTAATATCTGCCATGGAAAGCCTGTAATAAAAGGTACAAGAGTTTTAGTTGCTAACATTTTAAGTGCATTAGGGTCTGGAGATAGTATAGAAGAAATATTGAATGATTATCCAAATATAACCCGTGAAGATATCTTTGCAGCAATAAAATTTGGAGGTCAGTTATCACGTTTTGAAGAACTGCCTTACGAAGAAAAGGTACTATGA
- a CDS encoding sigma-54-dependent transcriptional regulator — protein MTRRTGLKKSPRIFIFSRDRTFYREAVREMRSLGSCHAADDFQDLRIDLLEKCEAIIMDLHLSQENQLNFFKKNMEQLHRPAVIVVTDEHDSDLIETAITLGAWDYFQKPVFWKRLRESVGRALEASSTLSAINYGDFKRCGIIGSSRSINSCLTTLASFARSNSNVLIYGETGTGKELFSRAVHLNSPRSHKPFIIIDCAALPENLVESTLFGHEKGAFTTADKKHTGLIRQAHGGSLFLDEIGELSLNTQKLFLRVLQERRFRPVGSATEIFCDFRLVAATNKDLDRMCAEGTFRRDLLFRLHSFALTLPPLNSREEDVLELMYYFLDRICKKHGLENKQPSPEVIDAFAGYSWPGNVRELINTLEHMAITARHEPVIQPEHLPLPLKVFCKQQVMEKDMMQACTESQEPARDEEFPKIKEYREQAIARIEKKYLEELLQASGKDMPTACRLSGLSRPRLYAMLKKYGLSPVKHRKI, from the coding sequence ATGACCAGGAGAACCGGCTTGAAAAAATCCCCCAGAATCTTCATTTTTTCCCGGGACAGAACTTTCTACAGGGAAGCGGTCCGGGAAATGCGGTCTCTGGGCAGCTGTCATGCTGCAGATGATTTTCAGGATTTGAGAATTGACTTGCTGGAAAAATGCGAGGCAATCATCATGGACCTCCACCTGTCCCAAGAAAACCAGTTGAACTTTTTCAAAAAAAACATGGAGCAGCTCCACAGGCCGGCTGTCATTGTAGTTACAGACGAACATGACTCAGATCTCATTGAGACAGCCATCACCCTGGGAGCATGGGATTACTTTCAGAAACCGGTATTCTGGAAAAGACTGCGCGAGTCAGTCGGGCGAGCTCTGGAAGCTTCCAGCACCCTTTCAGCGATAAATTATGGCGATTTCAAACGGTGTGGAATCATTGGTTCGTCCCGAAGCATAAACTCCTGCCTGACCACCCTTGCATCATTCGCCCGCAGCAACTCCAACGTGCTCATCTATGGTGAGACCGGAACGGGAAAAGAGCTCTTCTCCAGGGCCGTACACCTGAACAGCCCCAGAAGTCACAAGCCATTCATTATCATAGACTGCGCCGCCCTGCCTGAAAACCTTGTGGAAAGCACCCTGTTCGGACATGAGAAAGGGGCTTTTACCACTGCAGACAAAAAACATACCGGGCTTATAAGGCAGGCTCACGGCGGAAGCCTCTTTCTCGATGAAATAGGAGAACTCTCTCTTAATACACAGAAACTTTTCCTGCGGGTTCTTCAGGAACGCCGCTTCAGACCGGTAGGCTCAGCTACGGAGATTTTCTGTGATTTCAGACTGGTTGCAGCCACAAACAAGGATCTGGACCGCATGTGCGCTGAAGGGACTTTTCGCCGGGACCTCCTGTTTCGTCTTCACAGTTTTGCCTTGACCCTGCCTCCACTCAACTCAAGAGAGGAAGACGTGCTGGAGCTCATGTACTATTTTCTGGACAGGATCTGCAAAAAACACGGCCTGGAAAACAAGCAGCCTTCCCCGGAGGTTATAGATGCTTTCGCAGGTTACAGCTGGCCGGGCAATGTTCGCGAGCTTATAAACACCCTGGAGCATATGGCCATCACGGCCCGCCATGAACCTGTTATTCAGCCGGAGCATCTGCCCCTGCCCCTGAAAGTTTTCTGCAAGCAGCAGGTCATGGAAAAAGACATGATGCAGGCCTGCACCGAGAGTCAAGAACCTGCACGCGACGAAGAATTCCCAAAGATTAAAGAGTACCGGGAGCAGGCCATAGCCCGCATTGAAAAAAAATACCTTGAAGAGCTTCTGCAGGCATCCGGTAAAGATATGCCCACCGCCTGCCGTCTTTCAGGGTTGTCCAGGCCCAGGCTCTACGCCATGCTCAAAAAATACGGCCTTTCACCTGTGAAACACCGCAAGATATAG